The Flavobacterium sp. M31R6 nucleotide sequence TTTCGATACCAGTTGACAAACGGTCAACATTAGTTACAAACAAATCATCTCCAACTAATTGAACTTTATCACCAATTTTTTCGGTTAATAATTTCCATCCTTCCCAGTCATTTTCATCCATTCCATCTTCAATAGATATAATTGGATATTTTGCAGCTAATTCAGCTAAATAATCTACTTGTTCAGCAGATGTTCTGATTTTACCTGTAGGACCTTCAAATTTAGAATAGTCATACTTACCATCTTTGTAAAATTCAGATGAAGCACAATCCAAAGCAACCATAATATCTTCTCCGAAAGTATAACCAGCAGCCTCAACCGCTTTTTTGATTGTATCTAAAGCATCTTCCGTACCACCAGCTAATGTTGGGGCAAAACCTCCTTCATCACCAACAGCCGTAGAAAGACCTCTGTCATGCAATACTTTTTTAAGGTTGTGGAAAATTTCTGTTCCCATTTGTAAAGCTTGAGCAAAAGAAGTAGCCTTAACTGGCATAATCATAAATTCTTGGAAAGCGATAGGCGCATCAGAATGAGAACCACCATTGATAATATTCATCATTGGCAAAGGCAAAGTATTTGCAGAAACACCACCAACATATCTGTATAAAGGCAATCCTAGCTCTTCAGCTGCAGCTTTAGCAACCGCCAAAGAAACTCCTAAAATAGCATTTGCTCCTAAGTTTGATTTAGTTGGAGTACCATCTAAATCAATCATCATTTGATCTATAAGATTTTGTTCAAAAATAGAAGTCCCAACTAATTCTTCAGCAATTTTAGTATTTACATTTTCAACCGCTTTCAAAACTCCTTTTCCTAAGAAGGCTTTACCTCCATCACGTAACTCATGTGCTTCATGCGCTCCTGTAGATGCTCCAGAAGGAACAGCAGCTCTTCCCAATACTCCATTCTCAGTAATTACATCAACTTCTACTGTAGGATTCCCTCTTGAATCAAAAATTTGTCTTGCGTGAATTTTAATAATAATACTCATTATTCTTATTTTTTATGTTATTAATTTGTATTTTACTCAAAATTAAGTAAAAAAAATCATAAGTCTTTATTCCAAAAACGTTAATATACTTTTATTTATTAACGATAACGTTTTAGTCTTATACAGATTTGATATTTTCAATAAACTGGTCAAAAAGATAAGAAGAATCGTGCGGTCCTGGACTTGCTTCTGGATGATATTGTACAGAGAAACAATTTTTGTTTTTCATTCTCATACCAGCTACAGTTCCATCATTCAAATGCAAATGTGTAATTTCTAAATCAGGATGATTATCTAGTTCTTCCTTATTTACGGCAAATCCATGATTTTGCGAAGTAATTTCACCTTTACCTGTTATTATGTTTTTTACCGGATGATTAATTCCTCTATGTCCGTTAAACATTTTGTATGTTGAAACACCATTTGCCAAGGCGATAACTTGATGCCCTAGACAAATACCAAATAAAGGTTTGTTATTTTGAATAATCTCTTTTGCTACTTGTATAGCACTATCCAAAGGATCTGGATCTCCAGGTCC carries:
- the eno gene encoding phosphopyruvate hydratase, which codes for MSIIIKIHARQIFDSRGNPTVEVDVITENGVLGRAAVPSGASTGAHEAHELRDGGKAFLGKGVLKAVENVNTKIAEELVGTSIFEQNLIDQMMIDLDGTPTKSNLGANAILGVSLAVAKAAAEELGLPLYRYVGGVSANTLPLPMMNIINGGSHSDAPIAFQEFMIMPVKATSFAQALQMGTEIFHNLKKVLHDRGLSTAVGDEGGFAPTLAGGTEDALDTIKKAVEAAGYTFGEDIMVALDCASSEFYKDGKYDYSKFEGPTGKIRTSAEQVDYLAELAAKYPIISIEDGMDENDWEGWKLLTEKIGDKVQLVGDDLFVTNVDRLSTGIEKGIANSILIKVNQIGTLSETIAAVNMAKNAGYTSVMSHRSGETEDYTIADLAVALNCGQIKTGSASRSDRMAKYNQLLRIEEELGNSAYFPGKKAFKIK